Within Bremerella sp. JC817, the genomic segment ACGTCGGCCAGCGCGAAGATATTTCTGGCACCAATCCAACCATGGTCAAACGGATGCAGGCCGTTGCCGACAAATTCCGAGGCGAGGTACAAGAGACGTACTTCGCGAAAGATGACCGTCCTTTCACCGTCGGCTACACCAACAATACACCCCTTCCAGCCCGCGATGGCAACGGTCACGGCGGGATTGAGCGTTCGGCTCGTGCTCCGAATTGTTCGTACTTCACCAACTGGAAGACTACCGATGGCCGTGTGACGTGGGATGTCGAAGTGGGCGAACCAGGCGAGTACGAAGCGGTCGTCTATTACACCTGCCCCAAGGAAAACGTCGGAGTCGAAATCCAGGCCGAACTGCTCGGCCAGAAGACTTCGGCAACCGTGACCGAAGTTCATGATCCTGAAAGCTATGGCCCAGAACAGGATCGCTTTGATCGCGGCAGTGAGTCGCCAGTGAAAGATTTCAAACCACTTTCGCTCGGCACGTTGAAGCTAGAAAAAGGGCGTGGCACACTTACCCTGTCTGCCTTGAAGATTCCAGGCGAAGGTGCGATCGAAGTCCGATCCGTGTGGCTCAATCGCAAATAGTCTTCGTCCCATCCAACTTCCTCTTCGAAGAGAAACTAAGTCATGAAATGGTTTTCGGCTCTGCTGCTTGGCATCTGTTTTTTGACGGGGATCGAGGCAATCGATGCCGCGCCGGTGAAGGTCTTTGTCCTGTGCGGTCAATCGAACATGGAAGGGAAAGGGGCGATCAAGCACCTGGAGCAGTTGCTGGCCGATCCCAATACGGCGGAAGCGTATAAGCATCTGCGTGATGAAAACGGCTGGGTCGAACGAGACGATGTCTGGATCAAGTACAACGACGATCGCGGGCAAGGCAAGCTCGCCCCTGGGTTCGCCACACCGACCAATCGCTTTGGTCCGGAACTTGGTTTCGGCAACGTTGTGGGCGACGCGTTCGACGAGAAAGTCCTGATCATCAAGTGTGCCTGGGGTGGCCGAGCTTTGGCGGTCGAGTTCCGTCCGCCAAGCTCTGGCGTGGGGAACTACACCCGGCGTAATCGCGAAACGAAAGAAATGGAACCGCTGCCCAAGGAAGACTACGGCGTCGCCTATCGCGATACGATCCGCATCGTGAATGAAACTTTGGCCAACATCGATCAAGTTGTCCCGGACTACGACAAGTCGCAAGGGTACGAACTGTCGGGTTTCGTTTTCTTTCAAGGCTTCAACGACATCATCGATCAAAAGAAAACCGACGAGTATGGCGCGAACCTGGCCAACCTGGTGCGCGACGTTCGCAAAGACTTGAACGCACCGAACTTGCCGTTCGTGATTGGTGAACTCGGCCAGCAGGGTGTCGAGCCAGAAAAACGCTACGCGGAAAAGCACTTCGCGTTTCGCAAATCGCAGGAAGATGTCTCGAAGCTGCCAGAGTTTGCCGGGACGGTTCGCTACGTGAAGACCAGCCCCTACGTGATAAGCGACGGCGAGTCGTTCGACGGTGGGTATCACTATTACGGCCGAGCCGACAGCTTCTATAACTTCGGCAAAGCCTTTGGCGAAGCGATGGTCGACATGACCAAGAAGCAGTAGTCCGCTGTCAGGCGAATGTAAAAACGAAAGGCGTTCCGCGACGATTTGCCACAAATGTGCTTGGCAATCGGCGGAACGCAGCAGGCCGAACGATCTGTCACAGTCGCTACCCTCCCCCAAAATTGGCCGCGAGTACCGCTGCCGATTGGCTTCTCGTAACCGGCAACACCTTGCCACTGCCGCCTGCCTCAGCTAAGATTTCTCTACTGAGAATTACTCTCAATTAGCAGGCAACATATGCTTCCCGAAATTCCTCTCAGCATGGTTCAAAGCGGCGCAGTCGTCCGCATTTCGCAGATCGTCGGCGGATGCGACGACGTCAAGCGAATGGCTGAACTTGGACTGCAGAGTGGAACCGAAGTCGAAATGCTTCAGAGTGGTAGTCCCTGCATCCTTCGCGTAGGGCAGTCGAAGCTTTGTTTTCGACAGTCGGACATCCTCAACATTCTGGTGAATACGGACGAGACGTAATGTCGAAGCTGTCGCAACTTGCGGTGGGTCAGGAAGGGGTGGTCGCTTCGATCGACGCCTCGAATATCGCCGCCGTGCGATTGATGGAAATGGGCATGACCCCTGGCTGCCCGGTCAAGATGATCGGCTCGGCCCCATTCGGAGATCCGTTGGAGGTGGAGATTCGCGGTTACCACCTCAGCCTGCGTCGTACCGAAGCCGACCTCGTGGAACTCGAGAGTTAGTTATTGGTATGCCCTCTGCCGTTGGCGTTTGAGTTGACTTCGATACGCCCTGATCCCGCATTCCCAAGCCGCCAACCCCCAACCTAAACCGCATGTCTGTCGACGCTCCTGCCCAAACTCTTACCGTAGCCCTGGTCGGAAATCCCAATACCGGCAAATCGACCCTGTTCAACGGCTTGTCAGGCATTCGTCAGAAGACCGGCAACTATCCGGGCGTGACGGTCGAAAAGAAGCACGGCACGTTCAATCACCATAGGCAGAAGGTCAACCTGATCGACTTGCCCGGCACGTATAGCCTGGCACCACGCTCGCCCGACGAGATGGTTACCGTCGACGTGCTGCTGGGTCGCCAGGCCAACGAAATCAAACCGAACGCCGTGCTGGTGATTGTCGACGCCAGTAACCTGGAACGAAACCTCTACATCGTCAGCCAAGTGAAAGAGCTCGGCCTGCCGACCATCGTCGCGCTGAACATGGGGGACATCGCGGCCGATCGTGGGATCACCGTCGACGCCGCCAAGCTGCAGGAGCGTCTGGGACTTCCAGTGGTCGTCACCCAGGCCAATCGCCGCGGCGGACTGGAACAGCTTCGCGAAACGATTATCTCGCTCCTTGAAAAACCGGCGACTGCCGCGGACAGCCCTTTCCCAGCCGAGTTCCGCGAGAAAGTCGATCAGTTGCACGCGCAGCTGGGCAAAGTCTCGCCCGACACGCCTCGCTACCTGGCCGAGCGTCTGCTGCTCGATACAACCGGCTACCTCGAAAAAGAAATGCTCGGGGGTGGGCAAGATCTGCACAACTGGATTGTCGAAGCCCGGCAGTCGCTGGCCCAACATGGCCAGCCGATCCCGGCGATCGAAGCGATCTCTCGCTATAAGTGGGTTCAACAAGTTCTCGAAGGTGTCGTCACCCGCGAGGCCAATCGCCGCGTCACGCTGTCCGACCGCATCGATAAGGTGCTCACCAATCGCATTGCCGGAACGGTGTTCTTCGTCGTGATCATGACGTTGATGTTCCAGGCCGTCTTTTCGGACCTGGTGGCCGGGAACTTGATGGATGGCATCGAATGGATCTTTGAGCAAGTCGCTGGCGTGGTCGATGCCAATCTGGCCGATGGAGCCTTGAAGTCGCTTTTGATCGACGGTGTGATCGCCGGGGTCGGCGGCGTGTTGGTGTTTCTCCCTCAGATCTGCATCTTGTTCTTCTTCATCGCGATCCTGGAAGACTGCGGTTACCTTGCTCGGGCCGCCTACCTGATGGACCGCTTGTTCAGCAAGATTGGCCTGAGCGGCAAGTCGTTCATTCCGCTACTGTCGTCGTTTGCATGTGCCATCCCGGGCATCATGGCGGCTCGCGTGATCGAAAATCGTCGCGATCGTTTGATCACGATTCTGGTCGCTCCGCTGATGAGCTGTAGTGCCCGTATGCCGGTTTACATTCTGTTGACGGCAGCGTTCATTCCTGATGAATCGTACCTGTTCGGTTTGATCAGTCTGCAAACGCTAGTGATGCTCAGCATGTACATCCTCGGAATCCTGGCGGCCGTCGGTGTCGCATTCACCTTGCGAAAAACGATTCTGCCGGGCGAAACACCTCCATTCGTGATGGAACTGCCCAGCTACAAGTTTCCGTCGATCTCAGGAGTCCTTAGCGTGATGGTCGAGAAGGCTTGGGCATTCGTTCGCCGAGCAGGCACGCTGATCTTCGCGATGACCGTGATCGTGTGGGCGTTGTCGTACTTCCCTCGTGACGAGAAAGCCGCCGTGGCTCCGTTCGCGGATGAAGTGGTGCAATTGAACGCCGACCTCGAAACGGCCAACGAAAAAGAGGCGATCGCCATCGAAGAACGTCTCAGCGAAATCCAGAACGAAGTCGACGGCGAACTGCTGCGTCACAGCTTCCTGGGGATGGCCGGTCACTGGATCGAACCCGCCGTCCGGCCACTGGGTTGGGACTGGCGAATTGGCAGCGCGGCGATTGCTTCGTTCCCGGCTCGCGAAGTGATCATCAGCACGATGGGTGTGCTTTACAATCTGGGTGGCGACGAAGACGAAGAGTCCCAGCCGCTGCGAGAAACGATCAAATCGGCGAAGTGGGCCGACACCGAAGAGAACGTGTTCAACATTCCGGTCGCCTTGTCGATCATGGTGTTCTTCGCACTGTGTGCCCAGTGTGCCGCCACACTGGCCGTGATCAAGCGAGAAACCAACAGTTGGCGATGGCCGATTTTCACCTTCGTTTACATGACGGTACTGGCTTACGTTGGTGCATTGGTCACCTACCAGGTATCGGCCCTGTTTCTACTGAACTAGCTCCCTTTCCACCTCCGATAAAATAGGATGGCAATCGGCCGGACGCCACTGGTTTGACTTCCAAGCCAGCCCTGCAACGATTCCATCAAGGAGTTCCCCCACATGTGGCAAAACGGGATAGTACTGTTGATCGTTGCTTCCGCCGTGCTTTACGTCGGCTGGAATATCTATCGCGGAATCGTTAGCGCCGCCGGCTCTTGCAGCAGGGGTGGCGGCGGGTGTGGTGGCTGCGGTTGCAAGTCGACTG encodes:
- a CDS encoding sialate O-acetylesterase, producing MKWFSALLLGICFLTGIEAIDAAPVKVFVLCGQSNMEGKGAIKHLEQLLADPNTAEAYKHLRDENGWVERDDVWIKYNDDRGQGKLAPGFATPTNRFGPELGFGNVVGDAFDEKVLIIKCAWGGRALAVEFRPPSSGVGNYTRRNRETKEMEPLPKEDYGVAYRDTIRIVNETLANIDQVVPDYDKSQGYELSGFVFFQGFNDIIDQKKTDEYGANLANLVRDVRKDLNAPNLPFVIGELGQQGVEPEKRYAEKHFAFRKSQEDVSKLPEFAGTVRYVKTSPYVISDGESFDGGYHYYGRADSFYNFGKAFGEAMVDMTKKQ
- a CDS encoding FeoA family protein, with amino-acid sequence MLPEIPLSMVQSGAVVRISQIVGGCDDVKRMAELGLQSGTEVEMLQSGSPCILRVGQSKLCFRQSDILNILVNTDET
- a CDS encoding ferrous iron transport protein A yields the protein MSKLSQLAVGQEGVVASIDASNIAAVRLMEMGMTPGCPVKMIGSAPFGDPLEVEIRGYHLSLRRTEADLVELES
- the feoB gene encoding ferrous iron transport protein B produces the protein MSVDAPAQTLTVALVGNPNTGKSTLFNGLSGIRQKTGNYPGVTVEKKHGTFNHHRQKVNLIDLPGTYSLAPRSPDEMVTVDVLLGRQANEIKPNAVLVIVDASNLERNLYIVSQVKELGLPTIVALNMGDIAADRGITVDAAKLQERLGLPVVVTQANRRGGLEQLRETIISLLEKPATAADSPFPAEFREKVDQLHAQLGKVSPDTPRYLAERLLLDTTGYLEKEMLGGGQDLHNWIVEARQSLAQHGQPIPAIEAISRYKWVQQVLEGVVTREANRRVTLSDRIDKVLTNRIAGTVFFVVIMTLMFQAVFSDLVAGNLMDGIEWIFEQVAGVVDANLADGALKSLLIDGVIAGVGGVLVFLPQICILFFFIAILEDCGYLARAAYLMDRLFSKIGLSGKSFIPLLSSFACAIPGIMAARVIENRRDRLITILVAPLMSCSARMPVYILLTAAFIPDESYLFGLISLQTLVMLSMYILGILAAVGVAFTLRKTILPGETPPFVMELPSYKFPSISGVLSVMVEKAWAFVRRAGTLIFAMTVIVWALSYFPRDEKAAVAPFADEVVQLNADLETANEKEAIAIEERLSEIQNEVDGELLRHSFLGMAGHWIEPAVRPLGWDWRIGSAAIASFPAREVIISTMGVLYNLGGDEDEESQPLRETIKSAKWADTEENVFNIPVALSIMVFFALCAQCAATLAVIKRETNSWRWPIFTFVYMTVLAYVGALVTYQVSALFLLN